A section of the Bacillus sp. HSf4 genome encodes:
- a CDS encoding ABC transporter ATP-binding protein → MIQLSKVKKSYQIGKETFDVLHSIDVVIERGEYLSIMGPSGSGKSTLMNIIGCLDRPSSGIYKLDGEDVSSYKDKELAAVGNQSIGFVFQQFQLLPRLNAKKNVELPMIYAGIGKKERQERAERALEKVGLKDRMLHMPSELSGGQKQRVAIARAIVNEPKLILADEPTGALDTKTSISIMEQFSELNAEGTTVLLVTHEPEIADYTNRVIMVRDGEIVASERQRSVGE, encoded by the coding sequence ATGATTCAGCTTTCCAAAGTGAAAAAAAGCTATCAGATCGGAAAAGAGACATTTGATGTCCTTCATTCCATTGATGTTGTGATTGAACGCGGCGAGTACCTGTCCATTATGGGGCCGTCCGGTTCCGGAAAATCAACGCTCATGAACATCATCGGCTGCCTTGACCGCCCGTCATCAGGCATCTATAAACTGGACGGCGAGGATGTTTCTTCATACAAAGATAAGGAGCTGGCGGCGGTCGGAAATCAATCGATCGGCTTTGTGTTTCAACAGTTTCAGCTTTTGCCGAGACTGAACGCGAAAAAGAATGTCGAGCTTCCGATGATTTATGCAGGCATCGGCAAAAAAGAGCGGCAAGAACGGGCCGAACGGGCTTTGGAAAAGGTCGGGCTGAAAGACCGAATGCTGCATATGCCCAGCGAGCTTTCCGGCGGGCAAAAACAGCGGGTCGCCATCGCCCGCGCGATTGTCAATGAACCAAAGCTGATTTTGGCTGATGAACCAACCGGAGCATTAGATACGAAAACGAGCATTTCGATCATGGAGCAATTTTCCGAATTAAACGCTGAAGGGACAACCGTTCTGCTGGTCACTCATGAACCGGAAATTGCCGATTATACGAATCGAGTCATTATGGTGCGTGACGGTGAGATCGTTGCTTCTGAAAGGCAAAGGAGTGTGGGGGAATGA
- a CDS encoding ABC transporter permease, with translation MSLLENLRMALSSVLAHKMRSILTMLGIIIGVGSVIVVVAVGQGGEQMLKQSISGPGNTVELFYSPSEEELAKNPNAYEEANFTEADINSLKEIEGVKQVVASTTENMTARYRKEETDSSIIGINSGYMSVNSLHIKEGRGFTENDFLSGKRAGVISEKFSEELFDKKSPLGQVVWINGQPVEVIGILEKETGLLSLEQSEMYLPFTMMRSSFGSSNYSTVSLQVESADDMKAVGQEAAQLMNDHHDTEDSYQVMNMEEIAKGIGQVTTIMTMIIGSIAGISLLVGGIGVMNIMLVSVTERTREIGIRKSLGATRGQILLQFLIESVVLTLIGGLIGIGLGYGGASLVSVIAGWPSLVSWQVVIGGVLFSMVIGVIFGMLPANKAARLDPIDALRYE, from the coding sequence ATGAGCCTGTTGGAAAATCTGCGGATGGCTCTCAGCTCTGTTTTAGCCCATAAAATGCGGTCGATCTTAACGATGCTCGGCATCATCATCGGCGTCGGCTCAGTCATTGTCGTCGTGGCGGTAGGACAAGGCGGGGAGCAGATGCTCAAGCAGTCCATCAGCGGTCCCGGCAATACAGTCGAATTATTTTACTCTCCGAGTGAAGAAGAGCTTGCCAAAAATCCCAACGCCTATGAAGAAGCGAACTTTACCGAAGCTGATATTAACAGTTTGAAAGAAATCGAAGGTGTGAAGCAGGTCGTCGCTTCGACAACGGAAAATATGACGGCCCGGTACCGAAAAGAGGAAACCGATTCATCAATTATCGGCATCAACAGCGGCTATATGAGTGTCAATTCATTACATATAAAAGAAGGCAGAGGCTTCACTGAAAATGATTTTCTGTCCGGAAAAAGAGCGGGGGTCATTTCCGAAAAATTCTCTGAAGAGCTATTTGACAAAAAATCACCGCTCGGCCAAGTTGTATGGATCAACGGACAGCCGGTCGAAGTCATCGGCATCCTCGAAAAAGAAACCGGTCTGCTTTCACTTGAGCAAAGTGAAATGTATCTGCCATTTACGATGATGAGATCGTCTTTTGGCAGCAGCAACTACAGCACGGTCTCCCTTCAGGTTGAATCGGCCGATGATATGAAGGCGGTAGGGCAAGAGGCTGCTCAACTGATGAATGATCATCATGACACCGAAGATTCTTATCAGGTGATGAACATGGAGGAAATTGCAAAAGGCATCGGCCAAGTCACAACGATTATGACGATGATCATCGGTTCCATTGCCGGCATTTCTCTATTGGTCGGCGGAATCGGCGTCATGAATATCATGCTTGTCTCTGTGACCGAACGCACAAGAGAAATCGGGATCAGAAAATCGCTGGGGGCTACGCGGGGGCAGATTTTATTGCAATTTTTAATTGAGTCCGTCGTTTTGACACTGATTGGCGGTCTTATCGGAATCGGGCTCGGGTACGGCGGAGCATCGCTTGTGTCTGTCATAGCCGGGTGGCCGTCGCTTGTATCCTGGCAGGTTGTCATTGGCGGGGTCTTATTCAGTATGGTGATCGGAGTCATTTTCGGCATGCTTCCGGCCAACAAAGCGGCCCGCTTGGATCCGATCGATGCATTGCGCTATGAATAG
- a CDS encoding Yip1 family protein — protein sequence MEANVETVQKQKKPSLLGIIISPVRQFERMRERPAIWLALIISLALSAFSVYLSYWKLNEELLFEFNPGMLAARDIFRSIIFYVLSGLVLWLIAKIGGGKTNFACMVSLSVFGTFVVVIRDVIISLIYYFTNSDIAFSFSSLDGYIPAEEPLSSVLALFDIFTIWAFVLVAIGLQKAAGASKRAAWIGVSVLFVVFLLFSYLLGLFFLFLQNLPN from the coding sequence GTGGAAGCAAATGTAGAAACAGTACAGAAACAAAAAAAGCCGTCACTGCTCGGCATCATCATAAGCCCTGTCCGGCAGTTTGAGAGGATGAGAGAAAGACCAGCCATTTGGCTGGCGCTGATCATTTCGCTGGCATTATCAGCCTTTTCTGTTTACTTGAGCTATTGGAAACTGAATGAGGAGTTGCTTTTTGAATTTAATCCTGGAATGTTGGCTGCTCGCGATATTTTTCGATCGATTATCTTCTATGTCCTCAGCGGATTGGTATTGTGGCTGATCGCCAAAATTGGCGGCGGAAAAACCAATTTTGCCTGCATGGTCTCATTGTCTGTATTTGGTACGTTTGTCGTCGTTATCAGAGATGTCATCATCAGTTTGATTTACTATTTTACAAATTCAGATATCGCGTTTTCGTTCTCATCCCTTGATGGATACATTCCGGCAGAGGAGCCGTTATCGAGTGTCCTGGCGTTGTTTGACATCTTTACAATCTGGGCGTTTGTATTGGTTGCTATCGGACTGCAAAAAGCAGCCGGCGCTTCAAAACGGGCGGCATGGATCGGCGTTTCTGTTTTATTTGTAGTATTTCTTTTGTTCTCTTATCTATTAGGCCTGTTTTTTTTATTTTTACAAAACCTTCCGAACTAA
- a CDS encoding DeoR/GlpR family DNA-binding transcription regulator: MLTPERHQLIIDEIEKHDVVKIQYLMNLTNASESTIRRDLSTLEARGYLKRVHGGASKLSDIRMEPDMLEKSSKNLHEKRKIAQEAASLLKEGDCIFLDAGTTTLQMIDFIDQEKDIIVVTNGVMHIEALMKKGIPFYLLGGYVKHKTGAIVGGSALSAISQYRFDKSFIGVNGIHTEAGFTTPDPEEALLKTKAVKQAKKAFALADASKFGEMSFSAFASLDEATIITAGSAKHSFDNYQEKTVVKVVKT, translated from the coding sequence GTGTTGACTCCTGAACGGCATCAGCTGATCATCGACGAAATCGAAAAGCATGATGTCGTGAAAATCCAGTACTTAATGAATTTAACAAATGCCTCAGAGTCAACGATCAGAAGAGATTTGTCGACGCTCGAAGCCCGCGGATATTTAAAGCGCGTTCATGGAGGAGCATCAAAGCTGTCCGACATTCGAATGGAGCCGGACATGCTTGAAAAATCATCCAAAAACCTTCATGAAAAAAGAAAAATCGCCCAGGAAGCTGCCTCTCTGCTTAAAGAAGGCGATTGCATTTTCCTTGATGCCGGAACGACTACTTTGCAAATGATCGATTTTATCGATCAAGAGAAGGATATCATCGTAGTTACGAACGGAGTTATGCACATTGAGGCATTAATGAAAAAAGGGATTCCATTTTATTTATTGGGCGGATATGTGAAGCATAAAACCGGGGCGATCGTGGGAGGCTCCGCCTTATCGGCCATCAGCCAGTACCGGTTTGACAAAAGCTTTATCGGTGTGAACGGGATTCATACAGAAGCGGGATTTACAACCCCCGATCCCGAAGAAGCGCTCTTGAAAACAAAGGCTGTCAAACAGGCAAAAAAAGCTTTTGCACTCGCTGATGCTTCCAAATTCGGAGAGATGTCTTTTTCTGCCTTTGCAAGTTTAGACGAAGCAACTATCATTACAGCAGGATCTGCAAAACATTCATTTGATAACTATCAAGAAAAAACTGTCGTAAAGGTAGTGAAAACATGA
- the pfkB gene encoding 1-phosphofructokinase encodes MIYTVTLNPSVDYIVHVEEFTLGGLNRSAYDTKYPGGKGINVSRVLNRHHVPSKVLGFIGGFTGGYIKSFLEEEKLETAFNEVNGDTRINVKLKTGDETEINGQGPVISEDDFAAFLARFSAMKEGDIVVLAGSIPASMPQDTYEKIAEACSRQHVRVVLDISGEALLKAAQMRPLLMKPNHHELGEMFQTTITTPEEAVPYGKKLIEQGAENAIVSMAGEGALLFTKDGVYHANVPKGKLVNSVGAGDSVVAGFLAGIEKQLDIKEAFRLGVASGSATAFSEELGTEELVHKLLPEVQVKAI; translated from the coding sequence ATGATATACACTGTAACACTCAACCCATCGGTCGACTACATCGTTCACGTAGAAGAATTTACTTTAGGCGGGTTAAATCGTTCAGCTTATGACACGAAATACCCTGGAGGCAAAGGAATCAATGTCTCGCGGGTGCTGAACAGACACCATGTGCCTTCTAAAGTTCTCGGTTTTATCGGCGGTTTTACAGGGGGTTACATCAAATCTTTCTTGGAAGAAGAAAAACTTGAGACGGCCTTTAATGAAGTAAACGGGGATACCCGAATCAATGTCAAATTAAAGACCGGTGATGAAACGGAAATCAACGGACAAGGCCCTGTCATCAGTGAAGACGATTTCGCGGCGTTTTTAGCCCGATTTTCCGCGATGAAAGAAGGAGATATCGTCGTATTGGCAGGCAGCATCCCGGCTTCAATGCCTCAGGACACCTATGAAAAAATTGCCGAAGCGTGCAGCCGGCAACATGTCCGTGTCGTCCTTGATATTTCAGGCGAGGCCCTCTTGAAAGCGGCTCAAATGCGCCCGCTTTTAATGAAGCCGAACCATCACGAGCTGGGAGAAATGTTCCAAACGACGATTACCACTCCAGAGGAAGCGGTGCCATACGGCAAAAAACTGATTGAACAAGGAGCGGAAAACGCGATCGTTTCAATGGCGGGCGAAGGCGCTCTCTTATTCACAAAAGACGGCGTATATCATGCGAATGTCCCTAAAGGAAAGCTCGTCAATTCTGTCGGAGCAGGGGATTCGGTGGTTGCCGGTTTTCTCGCAGGCATTGAAAAACAGCTCGACATCAAAGAAGCTTTTCGCTTAGGCGTTGCCTCAGGAAGTGCGACAGCTTTTTCTGAGGAGCTCGGAACAGAAGAGCTGGTTCACAAACTTCTTCCGGAAGTTCAAGTCAAAGCGATATAA
- a CDS encoding fructose-specific PTS transporter subunit EIIC: protein MKITELLTKHTIKLNLESSQKENVIEELVTVLDQAGKLNDKEGYKDAVINREKQSSTGIGEGIAIPHAKTASVKEPAIAFGRSKEGVDYESLDGQPSHLVFMIAATDGANNTHLEALSRLSTLLMREEIRKQLLDAESAEEIIDIINEHDKDDEDEEQGETPQAPSAKGKILAVTACPTGIAHTFMAADALKEKAKELGVDIKVETNGSSGIKNGLTAQEIEDAVAIIVAADKQVEMDRFQGKHVIEVPVTAGIRRPKELIEQALKQDAPIYQAKGGAASDSEDGAAKGKGGGFYKHLMSGVSNMLPFVVGGGILVALSFFWGINATKPGDPTYNEFAAVLNNIGGTNALGLIVAVLAGFIAMSIADRPGFAPGMVGGFMATQAGAGFLGGLIAGFLAGYIVVLLKKVFAGLPQVLDGLKPVLLYPLFGIFFTGVIMHYVVNTPVKMIMDGMTHWLEGLGTGNLVVMGIVLGGMMAIDMGGPINKAAFTFGIAMIEAGNFGPHAAIMAGGMVPPLGIALATTFFKNKFSKRDREAGITNYVMGLSFITEGAIPFAAADPARVIPACMIGSAVAGGLSQFFHVTLQAPHGGIFVLFFTTNHALLYLLSILIGAVVTALILGVLKKPVPTEK, encoded by the coding sequence ATGAAAATAACAGAGCTACTAACGAAGCATACGATCAAGTTAAACCTTGAGAGCAGCCAGAAAGAAAACGTGATTGAAGAGCTTGTAACCGTTTTGGACCAGGCCGGAAAATTAAATGATAAAGAAGGCTACAAAGACGCCGTGATCAATCGCGAAAAACAAAGCTCGACAGGAATCGGCGAAGGGATTGCCATTCCTCACGCGAAAACGGCGAGCGTTAAAGAGCCGGCCATCGCATTTGGCCGTTCAAAAGAAGGTGTCGATTACGAATCTCTGGACGGACAGCCGAGCCATCTCGTCTTCATGATCGCTGCAACGGATGGCGCAAACAACACACACCTTGAAGCGCTCTCAAGACTATCCACTCTATTGATGAGGGAAGAAATCCGCAAACAGCTGCTTGATGCGGAATCAGCAGAAGAAATCATCGATATTATCAACGAGCATGATAAAGACGATGAAGATGAAGAGCAAGGGGAAACGCCTCAAGCGCCGTCAGCCAAAGGAAAAATCCTTGCGGTGACAGCATGCCCGACAGGGATCGCCCACACGTTCATGGCTGCCGATGCTTTGAAGGAAAAAGCGAAAGAGCTTGGCGTTGATATCAAAGTTGAAACGAACGGTTCAAGCGGTATTAAAAATGGTCTGACAGCGCAGGAAATCGAAGATGCGGTTGCGATCATCGTCGCCGCCGACAAGCAGGTTGAAATGGATCGTTTCCAAGGTAAACACGTCATTGAAGTACCTGTGACAGCGGGAATCAGACGCCCGAAAGAATTGATTGAGCAAGCCTTGAAGCAAGATGCGCCAATCTATCAGGCGAAAGGCGGCGCTGCATCCGATTCTGAAGACGGAGCTGCCAAAGGAAAAGGCGGCGGCTTCTACAAACACCTGATGAGCGGTGTCAGCAACATGCTGCCATTCGTCGTCGGGGGCGGGATTTTAGTTGCGCTTTCATTCTTCTGGGGAATTAACGCAACCAAACCGGGAGATCCTACTTATAATGAGTTTGCAGCTGTTTTAAACAATATTGGCGGAACCAATGCCCTTGGATTAATCGTCGCTGTATTGGCCGGATTTATCGCTATGAGTATTGCAGACCGTCCTGGATTTGCGCCTGGTATGGTCGGCGGTTTCATGGCGACGCAAGCTGGCGCCGGTTTCCTAGGCGGGCTGATTGCCGGTTTCTTAGCTGGTTATATCGTTGTTCTCTTGAAGAAAGTATTTGCCGGACTTCCGCAAGTGCTTGACGGCTTAAAGCCTGTGTTACTTTATCCGCTGTTTGGGATCTTCTTTACCGGAGTCATTATGCATTATGTTGTCAACACGCCTGTCAAGATGATCATGGATGGCATGACACATTGGCTTGAAGGGCTTGGTACAGGAAACCTTGTTGTCATGGGTATTGTTTTAGGCGGTATGATGGCGATTGATATGGGAGGACCGATCAATAAAGCGGCCTTCACATTCGGTATCGCGATGATTGAAGCAGGAAACTTTGGACCGCATGCGGCAATCATGGCTGGCGGTATGGTGCCTCCGCTAGGAATCGCGCTTGCGACAACATTCTTTAAAAATAAGTTCTCAAAACGTGATCGTGAAGCTGGAATTACCAACTATGTGATGGGACTGTCATTTATCACTGAAGGTGCGATTCCGTTTGCGGCGGCAGATCCGGCCCGCGTCATCCCTGCATGTATGATTGGGTCAGCAGTCGCTGGCGGTTTATCCCAGTTTTTCCATGTCACACTGCAAGCACCGCATGGCGGAATATTCGTTCTCTTCTTTACCACAAATCATGCGCTGCTGTATCTCCTCAGTATCTTGATTGGTGCGGTTGTGACAGCTTTGATTCTCGGCGTTTTGAAAAAGCCGGTTCCAACTGAAAAATAA
- the lepB gene encoding signal peptidase I, whose product MTEEKSKKKNNSLFEWVKAIIIAVALALLIRAFLFEPYLVEGTSMDPTLHDGERLFVYKTVKYIGEFERGDIVIIDGDEKNVHYVKRLIGLPGDTVQMKDDTLYINGKKVAEPYLAENRKEAKAVGVKLTGDFGPVKVPEGKYFVMGDNRQRSMDSRNGLGLIDKKRVVGTSQFVFFPFNEIRKTD is encoded by the coding sequence TTGACTGAAGAAAAATCCAAGAAAAAGAATAATTCTCTCTTTGAATGGGTAAAAGCCATCATTATCGCAGTCGCTCTGGCTTTATTGATCCGGGCGTTTTTATTTGAACCGTATTTAGTTGAAGGCACTTCGATGGATCCGACACTGCATGACGGGGAACGTTTGTTCGTTTATAAAACGGTTAAATACATTGGGGAGTTTGAACGCGGGGATATCGTCATCATTGACGGAGATGAAAAAAATGTCCACTATGTTAAGCGTCTGATCGGTCTGCCGGGAGATACCGTGCAAATGAAAGATGACACGCTTTATATTAACGGGAAGAAAGTCGCCGAGCCGTATCTGGCGGAAAACAGAAAAGAGGCGAAAGCGGTCGGCGTCAAACTGACGGGTGATTTTGGCCCTGTTAAAGTTCCGGAAGGCAAGTATTTCGTGATGGGGGACAACCGGCAGAGATCGATGGACAGCCGCAACGGACTCGGGCTGATCGATAAAAAACGGGTTGTCGGAACATCGCAATTCGTGTTTTTCCCGTTTAATGAAATCCGAAAAACAGACTAA
- a CDS encoding ATP-binding cassette domain-containing protein, which produces MIAVHNVSLRFADRKLFEDVNIKFTPGNCYGLIGANGAGKSTFLKILSGEIEPQTGDVHMSPGERLAVLKQNHFEYEEYEVLKTVIMGHKRLYEVMQEKDAIYMKPDFSDEDGIRAAELEGEFAELNGWEAEGEAAILLKGLGIPEELHTKKMADLGGSDKVKVLLAQALFGKPDVLLLDEPTNHLDIQAIQWLEEFLINFENTVIVVSHDRHFLNKVCTHIADLDFNKIQIYVGNYDFWYESSQLALKMAQEANKKKEEQIKQLQEFVARFSANASKSKQATSRKKLLEKITLDDIKPSSRKYPYVNFTPEREIGNDVLVVKDLSKTIDGVKVLDSVSFMMNKDDKIAFTGRNELAATTLFKILAGEMEPDSGTFKWGVTTSQAFFPKDNSEYFENSDLNLVDWLRQFSPHDQSESFLRGFLGRMLFSGEEVLKKASVLSGGEKVRCMLSKMMLSGANVLMLDEPTNHLDLESITALNNGLISFKGAMLFTSHDHQFVQTIANRIIEITPNGIVDKQMSYDEFLEDKTVQDKLAELYA; this is translated from the coding sequence ATGATAGCTGTTCATAATGTAAGCTTGCGGTTTGCAGACCGGAAGTTATTTGAAGATGTCAACATTAAATTTACGCCCGGAAACTGCTACGGGCTGATCGGGGCCAATGGCGCCGGGAAATCTACATTTTTGAAAATTTTGTCAGGGGAGATTGAGCCGCAAACAGGCGATGTTCATATGAGCCCCGGCGAGCGCCTCGCCGTTCTGAAGCAAAACCACTTTGAGTATGAAGAATATGAAGTGCTGAAAACGGTCATCATGGGCCATAAGCGCCTTTATGAAGTGATGCAGGAGAAAGACGCCATTTACATGAAGCCGGACTTTTCCGATGAAGACGGGATTCGCGCTGCCGAGCTGGAAGGCGAGTTTGCCGAGCTGAACGGCTGGGAAGCGGAAGGAGAAGCGGCGATATTATTAAAGGGGCTTGGCATTCCTGAAGAGCTCCATACGAAAAAAATGGCCGATCTCGGCGGATCTGATAAAGTGAAAGTGCTTCTTGCCCAGGCGCTCTTTGGAAAGCCTGATGTGCTCCTTCTCGATGAGCCGACGAACCATTTGGATATTCAGGCGATTCAGTGGCTTGAGGAGTTCTTGATCAATTTTGAGAATACGGTGATCGTTGTGTCTCATGACCGTCACTTTTTAAATAAAGTCTGCACACACATCGCTGATTTGGATTTTAATAAAATCCAAATCTATGTCGGAAACTATGATTTCTGGTATGAATCAAGCCAGCTCGCTTTGAAAATGGCACAGGAAGCCAATAAGAAAAAAGAAGAGCAGATCAAGCAGCTTCAGGAGTTCGTCGCCAGATTCAGCGCCAATGCCTCCAAATCAAAGCAGGCGACATCAAGAAAAAAACTGCTTGAGAAAATTACGCTGGATGATATTAAACCGTCGTCACGCAAGTATCCTTACGTCAATTTCACGCCTGAGCGTGAGATTGGAAATGATGTGCTTGTCGTCAAAGACCTGTCCAAAACGATCGACGGTGTCAAAGTTCTTGATTCGGTCAGCTTTATGATGAACAAGGATGATAAAATCGCGTTTACGGGACGCAATGAGCTTGCTGCGACAACGCTCTTTAAAATCCTCGCCGGGGAAATGGAGCCTGACAGCGGGACATTTAAGTGGGGTGTGACGACATCCCAGGCGTTTTTCCCGAAAGACAACAGCGAGTATTTTGAAAACAGCGATTTGAACCTTGTCGACTGGCTCCGCCAATTTTCCCCGCATGATCAAAGCGAAAGCTTCCTGCGCGGATTTTTAGGCAGAATGCTGTTCTCCGGAGAAGAAGTGCTCAAAAAAGCAAGCGTCCTCTCAGGGGGAGAAAAAGTCCGCTGCATGCTGTCGAAAATGATGCTCTCCGGAGCGAATGTGTTAATGCTGGATGAGCCGACAAACCATTTGGACCTTGAATCGATTACAGCTTTAAATAACGGCTTAATCAGCTTTAAAGGCGCCATGCTGTTTACATCTCATGACCATCAGTTTGTCCAGACGATCGCCAACCGGATCATCGAGATCACACCAAACGGCATCGTCGATAAACAAATGAGCTATGACGAGTTTTTGGAAGATAAAACGGTACAGGACAAGCTTGCCGAACTTTACGCATAA
- a CDS encoding nuclear transport factor 2 family protein, with protein sequence MSCRKALEQYIQATNTHVFANVKKLLDPDAVYWFSDQTCSGFEEIQRYFENAWKQIENEIYSAEDVSWITETDEQAVCLYTYKWKGYYQGEPVSGAGRATNVFIKDESGSWKLKHEHLSSLPKS encoded by the coding sequence ATGTCATGCCGAAAGGCTCTTGAGCAATATATTCAAGCAACAAACACGCATGTGTTTGCAAATGTCAAAAAGCTTCTTGACCCCGACGCGGTGTATTGGTTTTCGGATCAGACGTGTTCGGGCTTTGAGGAGATTCAGCGTTACTTTGAAAACGCCTGGAAGCAAATCGAAAACGAAATATACAGCGCCGAGGATGTCAGCTGGATCACGGAAACAGACGAACAGGCCGTTTGCCTGTATACGTACAAATGGAAAGGGTATTATCAAGGCGAACCGGTTTCCGGGGCAGGCCGTGCGACAAACGTATTTATAAAGGACGAGTCGGGAAGCTGGAAGCTGAAGCACGAGCATTTAAGCAGCTTGCCGAAATCGTGA